AACAGGCCGGCGCAGCCAATGCGCCAGTTCTACGCTGGCTGTTGGCCTAGCTCATCTGGCGCGGTTATTTCCGGGCAGTCGGTTTCTGCCAATTTGGTGTCAGGCCAAATGAGGTTATTTACAATGAGCAAGTTCCCCTCCGCTCTCATTGTTGTCGTCCTCTTGAGTTTTACGCCGGTCTTGTGGGCCGACGAGGGCATGTGGACGTTCGACAATCCGCCATTGCGATTTTGGAAAGAGAAGTACAGCTTCGAACCCACGCAGGCGTGGCTCGATCATATCCGGTTGAGTACGGTGCGATTAAATGAAAGCAGTGCCGGTGGCGCGACCGGTTGTTTGGTTGGGCCGGATGGTTTATTGCTGACCAATCAACACGTCGGCGCCGGACAAGTCAGCAAACTTTCCCCCTCAGGCCGTGATTTCGTCAAAGAAGGTTATTACGCCCGCACGCGCGACGAAGAGTTGCGCTGTCCCGACATGGTCGCCACCGTGCTGGTTAAGTATGAAGATGTCACGCAACGCATTCGCCAAGCCGTCAAACCCGGCGCCACGCCCGCCGAAGCCGCCGAACAACGCCGCCTGGCCAGCCTGGCCTTGGAAAAAGAGCAACGCGAAGCCTCTAGCTTATCCTGTGAAGTCGTTTCGCTCTACAACGGGGGCGAATACTGGCTCTATTACTACAAACGCTACACCGATGTCAGGCTGGTGTTTGTGCCCGAAGAGCAGATCGCTTACTTCGGGGGCGATTACGACAACTTCACCTTTCCGCGTTACAGCCTCGACATCGCTTTTTTGCGCGTTTATGAAAACGGCCAGCCGCTCAAACCGCAGCATTATCTGAAATGGGCAAGCCAGGACGTCTGCGAAAATGAATTGGTGTTTGTGCCGGGCTTTCCCGGCTCTTCGGCGCGTTTATCTACGGTGGCCCAACTGCGTTATCAGCGCGATCACGCCAACCCCACCCAAATTCATCTCTTGCAAGCGCGCCTGGACGCCGTTCACAAATATTCCGCGCGTGGCGAAGACCAGCGACGGCAGGTGGCCTACACCGAGCGACTGCTGAGCAACGCGCTGAAACGCTTCAACGGGCAACAGGCCGGGCTGCTCAGCGTCGGGGTGTTTAAGAAAAAAGTGGCCGAGGAACAAGCCTTGCGCAAAGCTGTCCTTGACCGCCCGAATTGGCAGAAAATGTTTGGCGATCCCTGGCAGGAAATTCAACGGGCCTATCAGCAAATGCCCAGCTACGGAAAACGGCTGGCCTATAGCAATTTGGCCGTTTCGCGCGCAGGCACGCTGGCTTCGTTCATGGTGCGGTATGCCGAAGAGGCTGCCAAACCCGATGCCCAGCGTTACGAAGAGTTCCGCGAAGCGCGCTTGCAGAGTTTGCGCTTCACCATCCTCGCGCCGTCGCCGCTTTATTTGGAAATGGAAGAGGCGCTGCTGGCCGCCTGGTTGAGCGACGCTCAGCAGGTGTTGGGCGCACAAGACCCGTTTGTGGTCGCCGCGCTGAATGGGCAAACCCCGGCGGCGGCAGTGAAAGCCGCGCTGGGCGGCACGCAATTGCACAAAGTGGAATTCCGCCGCCAATTGTTTGAGGGCGGCCCTGAAGCGATTGCCAAAGCGGATGATCCCTTGCTGGCGTTGGCGCGGCGCATCGAACCGGTCATGCGCCACTTGCGTGCCTGGAATGAAACCAACGTCCTGAATGTCGAAGCCAGCGCCGGGGAACGCGTTGCCAATGCGCGCTTCGCCGTCTATGGCAAGAGCACCTACCCGGATGCCAATTTCAATCTGCGCATTGCTTACGGCACGGTGGCGGGTTACGACGAGGGCGCGCTGCGGGTGCCGTTCAAGACGACCTTTTTCGGCTTGTTTGAACGCGCTTTCGCTTTCGGAAAAAAAGAGCCGTTCGGCTTGCCGCAACGCTGGCTGGCGGGCCAAAGCCAGCTCAACCTGGGCACGCCGCTCAATTTTGTCTACAACGCCGACACCATCGGCGGCAATTCCGGCAGCCCGGTCATCAACCGCCGGGGCGAAATCGTCGGCATCAATTTCGACGGCAACATGCAAAAGCTGGTCAATCGCTGGTTGTATGTTGACGAAGAACACAACGCCAATCCGTCCAGTTCGCAGAACGGCAGCCGCGCGGTCGGCGTGCACACCGCCGCCATTATCGAAGCCTTGCAAAAGCTCTATGACGCGGGCGCACTGGTCAAAGAAATCAAGGGCGACTAACACACAAGCAAATTGTCCTTACCAAAGGCGCGGC
The sequence above is a segment of the Acidobacteriota bacterium genome. Coding sequences within it:
- a CDS encoding S46 family peptidase, with product MSKFPSALIVVVLLSFTPVLWADEGMWTFDNPPLRFWKEKYSFEPTQAWLDHIRLSTVRLNESSAGGATGCLVGPDGLLLTNQHVGAGQVSKLSPSGRDFVKEGYYARTRDEELRCPDMVATVLVKYEDVTQRIRQAVKPGATPAEAAEQRRLASLALEKEQREASSLSCEVVSLYNGGEYWLYYYKRYTDVRLVFVPEEQIAYFGGDYDNFTFPRYSLDIAFLRVYENGQPLKPQHYLKWASQDVCENELVFVPGFPGSSARLSTVAQLRYQRDHANPTQIHLLQARLDAVHKYSARGEDQRRQVAYTERLLSNALKRFNGQQAGLLSVGVFKKKVAEEQALRKAVLDRPNWQKMFGDPWQEIQRAYQQMPSYGKRLAYSNLAVSRAGTLASFMVRYAEEAAKPDAQRYEEFREARLQSLRFTILAPSPLYLEMEEALLAAWLSDAQQVLGAQDPFVVAALNGQTPAAAVKAALGGTQLHKVEFRRQLFEGGPEAIAKADDPLLALARRIEPVMRHLRAWNETNVLNVEASAGERVANARFAVYGKSTYPDANFNLRIAYGTVAGYDEGALRVPFKTTFFGLFERAFAFGKKEPFGLPQRWLAGQSQLNLGTPLNFVYNADTIGGNSGSPVINRRGEIVGINFDGNMQKLVNRWLYVDEEHNANPSSSQNGSRAVGVHTAAIIEALQKLYDAGALVKEIKGD